Proteins encoded within one genomic window of Ranitomeya variabilis isolate aRanVar5 chromosome 4, aRanVar5.hap1, whole genome shotgun sequence:
- the C1QC gene encoding complement C1q subcomponent subunit C: protein MLIETGVLVLMLFTLVESSDSPCFIAMPGMPGIPGIPGRDGRDGQKGAQGEKGIPASSNMVNLKGEKGIKGLPGPMGKNGPKGPPGPPGDKGEQGLHGDKGISGNHKQQYQSAFTMARATEIHPAKNTPIKFNRIITNDHQDYNATSGAFVCRIPGLYYFVYHASHSSNLCVSLYADNERKVSFCDHMSNALQVTSGGVLVQLKRSQEVWLSANDYNGMIGIEDNDSVFSGFLVFPD from the exons ATGTTGATTGAAACTGGTGTCCTTGTCCTGATGCTGTTCACGTTGGTGGAAAGTTCTGACTCTCCATGCTTCATAGCGATGCCAGGTATGCCAGGAATACCAGGAATCCCAGGCAGAGATGGAAGAGATGGGCAGAAAGGAGCCCAAGGAGAGAAAG GTATTCCAGCCAGCTCTAACATGGTCAATCTCAAAGGTGAAAAAGGGATTAAGGGGCTCCCAGGTCCAATGGGAAAAAATGGACCAAAGGGACCACCTGGTCCTCCTGGGGACAAAGGCGAGCAAGGCCTCCATGGGGACAAAGGAATTTCGGGCAACCACAAGCAACAATATCAATCAGCTTTCACAATGGCGAGAGCAACAGAAATACACCCTGCAAAGAACACTCCCATCAAATTCAACAGAATCATCACCAATGACCACCAGGACTATAATGCCACTTCAGGGGCTTTTGTGTGTCGGATCCCTGGACTTTATTACTTTGTGTATCATGCTTCACATTCCTCCAACCTTTGTGTCTCTCTATATGCAGACAATGAGCGAAAGGTCAGTTTCTGTGACCATATGTCCAACGCTCTGCAGGTCACATCAGGGGGTGTGCTGGTCCAGCTGAAAAGGAGCCAAGAGGTGTGGCTGTCTGCCAATGACTACAATGGTATGATAGGAATCGAGGATAACGACAGCGTCTTCTCCGGGTTCCTTGTATTTCCAGATTAG